A DNA window from Acinetobacter sp. 10FS3-1 contains the following coding sequences:
- a CDS encoding outer membrane lipid asymmetry maintenance protein MlaD — translation MKSRISELAVGVFVILFGIALFFLAMRVSGLVGTNIADSYKMTATFENVNGIKPRAKVALSGVKVGQVDEITLDPVTRLATVHMTLDGSLTTFNAEQLKQVQQEALEELRYSSDYTAADPAQQKAMEKQLLDNMKSITNIDEDAYIMVATNGLLGEKYLKIIPGGGLNYLKRGDQIANTQGTMEIEDLVTKFITGGTDKSSDNPEDASEDAAFSGTTDAEPAFVE, via the coding sequence ATGAAATCACGTATAAGTGAGCTGGCCGTTGGTGTTTTTGTCATTCTGTTTGGTATTGCACTGTTTTTCCTGGCCATGCGTGTCAGTGGCCTGGTAGGAACCAATATCGCGGACAGCTATAAAATGACGGCGACCTTTGAAAATGTCAATGGAATTAAGCCGCGTGCCAAAGTGGCGTTAAGTGGCGTCAAAGTCGGCCAGGTCGATGAGATTACGCTTGATCCGGTAACCCGTTTAGCCACTGTACATATGACACTGGATGGCTCCCTGACAACCTTTAATGCCGAACAGCTGAAACAGGTCCAGCAAGAAGCATTAGAAGAGTTACGTTATAGTTCCGATTATACAGCGGCAGATCCTGCTCAACAAAAAGCAATGGAAAAGCAACTGTTAGATAACATGAAATCCATCACTAATATTGATGAAGATGCTTATATTATGGTAGCAACCAATGGTTTATTGGGTGAAAAATATTTGAAAATCATCCCAGGTGGCGGTCTGAATTATCTTAAACGTGGTGATCAGATTGCCAATACCCAAGGCACCATGGAAATTGAAGACCTAGTGACGAAATTTATTACCGGTGGTACCGACAAATCGTCAGATAACCCGGAAGATGCCTCGGAAGACGCTGCATTTTCAGGAACAACCGATGCAGAACCTGCATTTGTTGAATAG